From the Trifolium pratense cultivar HEN17-A07 linkage group LG4, ARS_RC_1.1, whole genome shotgun sequence genome, the window AAACTAGCTTAggtagattagattagattgattgaataataataataatcatatattcattcattcatcctcaaaaattaacaaaagtaGTTGTCATATTTATGTTTTGTGGAGATGCGTTTTGTCAATTAACTCGCCAATCAAAATGCATAAGAatctttcttcaattttcacGGCCTCAACTTGGATGTTTACTACAATATATTATCAGCTTTTTctcttttataaataataataatatatatctgAATTCCAAATCCACAAGTCAAGCTTATTTACTCGCTCCATCCATCATTCTATGCATTGCTAAATCGATGTTGTTGTccgaaaataaataaataaataaattcatgtattaaaaatcaataaatctaTATAGTTTCTTTGGATTAAATTTCATGCAGTTACTATCGATTTAACTCATTATAGTGGATACATTTTTTACCTGTcgctttttttataaataatattcaattttaatttttttttaattcaatgcaatattaacaattttattttttcaataatatcactaattattttttatattttaccatgatattggtacaaAGTTTTCACGGCGGTTAGCGATGACAAATCTTCGATGGAAAACTCGTGGGCACACAATGTGAGTTATTCTCTCTCAATCAatttttctccatacgcatgagccaGTAATCGAAAACTATTACTACTTaaccaatttattgttggtaataccactaattatttatttttttttgtcaagaataCCACTAATTATTTACTATTGagaaaaaattaagtaaaataaaataaaaataattaatagaatTATTAAAAAAGACAAAATGGTCAAAAAAAGACAAGACAAATAACTTTAATCAATATAacaaaatctattattttttttacaggactatatatatatatatatttcatggctcatatactatataataaaaaaagaaatatcgCCGATATCGTGCCTCACTAagcaatctttttttttttgacgaaggTTTATTTAATTAAGCTACACaatttgtcaaataaaaataaaacttaagcTACACAAAATTTGTAGGATCGCCATGTGGCGAGCGTAGAGATGGCATGTATGAGTTCCTACTCCCTCACCTCACCACcacacctctctctctctcctcatctttctctctctatatattCTTTTTGTTTGGTCATTTATAGCGTGTGTCAATATTCTGCTGTAGATATTCTTCATCATATCATATAGTACTATATACCAGTAATGATCTCCCACTATATATTAATGTAattgtattattatattatatagccGTTTATGCATAGATATATTATACTACAAAAGGACTGAGACtttacatttcaattttattgACAATTTGTTAGAATTTAACAAGTTTAATTATTCTTCAAGATAGTCATAGATGATTGATTGATATTtatctcataatttttattaaaaatggcAGGAAAAAATGTaagagaaattgaaaaaaaaaaataggaatattaatATTGTAAAATGACTTCACATTGGTTGATAGTTAAATTATATACATTATGGTGGCTGAAAGCCCAATGTCATTCTAGGTATAAACACCCATATATTGTGGTCGAGCCCGTTTGTCTGTTTGGGTATCGATTAAGCTTTAGTTTCAATGTATACTTGATGATTGTAAAATTTTGAGGCTCTTTCTAACACACTTTGTGCTAGGCAAGATTTTCTTTTggtgttaatatatttcatttttccttgttcaaaaaaatatataacctatatttaaaataagtgtcatttaatatatgtttttgCACATATTAATAAATGTAATGATGTTGTCAACAATAGACATGACACTTTTCCTAAACAAACTTAATTAACTATTGATCGAAATGAACGAGACGGAAACAAGCAGATAATCAATGCATTAATGGCAACGGTTTAACGTTTGGCCAATATATACCCGTCCATTCGAAGAATCATATATGTTTTATTCTATAATTTTATCACCCACTTCATGCATCTACCGACTTGAGAGTTAACGTTAGAGTGCTTGCAGATACCACTTCAACAACAATCGTTAGGATGCAACGTGTTCGACACCAGTCACTTCTTTTTGATCAGGTAAAATAAAGTGTACAAAATAATCATTAGAAGGTAAtcgaaagaaaaataattaattaatctacATAAAAAATGTGAATGACATTCATTTTAAAACATCTCTTTTTTCTAAAGTGACACATTTTAAACGGCTGAAATAACAAATTTAACATTGCTAGaaatccaacaatttttttaataacaaaatttaGTAAAGGTCATCCTCTAAACGTAGCTCAAATGGTTGAAAGTGGAGATATCGAAAGTCCTTATTAGGAGGTTGAAACTTCAaacctaaataattttttttaatatacagTTAGGGAGACAGAGATCCCAAAGTTACTATAGCTAGTATATAATTTTGTACCCTGGCAACATTAATTGATGAATTCAACGGCAAGAATAATATACCTATCCTTGTCTGTTTCTGTCTCTCTTTGATTAAATTGAGTTGGTAGTATATATATCTGTTTATGGATGATAGAGTACTTGATGATAGTATAttgtattgtatatatatatatatatgctgcATGTGTTACTCTCAGCACGAGTGGTGTTGTGTGGTGTATCTATGTATGTATGCTATACAAGAAGCAGCAGCATACTGtatataataatgataataataattaacaattttaattaCAGCGCTGATAAAgaatataaattgtttttaaaatgaaaGCGCTGAAAGAGAATATAGAGATATAAAATATAGATATAGGCCAGTCGTTGCTTTTGCTTACAAGTGGGTCCAACTGAAATATAATAAACTGAAATTGCATTTCTAGCTATTAAATAGAAGATCGCATATGTTCATTAATCTCAATCTCAATTtcaactaaataaatcataatatcATATTTTGTGAATTAAGCATATATAGTTCTTCTGCCTGCAGAAATCAAGCAGTAGTCTTCTTATTCACTACTCTCTTCTGTTGCTTGCTTGCTGGCTTACCTAGTTAGTTAGCTTCATTTCATCTGCCTGCAGCCACATATACATATCACATACCTACCTAATTTTCTTCAACATACGTACGCGTTCTCAACTACTTTATAATAATTCACTACTCTTTTTCAGTCCTCATCTTCTCTCTATATATAAATAGTCTACTTATAAATATAGTTATatatatgacatatgatatattcTCTTCTATTACACTGACTTGACTAACATATATGTTATTGTGCAATAATAACTATAGGATCTTGTAAAGAAAGATGGAATATGGTGGCGGCCTAGTCGGAGACGGTGGTGTGTTTGGGAACATGgtgggaggaggaggagaagcAACAGATATGATTGAGGAGCTGTTGGTAGATGGTTGTTGGATTGAAGCAAGTGAGAATAATATGATGAGGATGCAGTCGCAGACGCAGACACACTACATGAgtaccaataataataataataataataatattccaaTTGGAATGGGAGAGGGAGACCACTTTaataatcatcatcataatcaaatTGAATGCAATGTTCCAACAGATCATGATGATGATCAAGAAAGTGGTTTTGTTGTTGGGAAGAGATGGTGGATTGGCCCTAGGGCTAATCCAGGTCCATCAACTTCTGTCAAAGAGAGATTAGTAGTAGCTGTTGGTTACTTAAAAGAGTACACAAAGAATTCTTCAAACAACGTTCTCATTCAGATATGGGTACCAGCTCTAAGGAGGAGATCACCTCTTCTAATTCACAATCACTACTTGCACGAGTCTTCATCATCTGCTCCAGTTTCTGTTAATCCAAACACGAATGTTCATGTTCGTTTCTTCAGAAGCCATGAGTATCCGCGGCATCAGCAGCAGCAATATGGATCTCTTTTTGCACTTCCCGTTTTTGAAAGAGGAAGCGGAACATGCCTCGGTGTGATTGAGTTTGTTATCACCAACCAAACTGTTGTCAATTACCGTCCACAACTTGATCATCTCTCCAATGCTCTTGAGGTTTGTAGTTgctcaattattaatttattgcATCACATAGTATATATTGAATAAATGTTCGATCCGTGCACAAAACAAATTAGTATTACTATAATATTCTAAAACCTTTCTTGATCGATCTTACTGTACTTAATTCAAGCATGTGATTGATGGATCCATCTTTGGTGCAGGCTGTTGATTTTAGGAGTAGTCACAACATCAATATTCCATCGGCAGTAAAGGTAAGCAAGCAGTTAGTCATCATCGTCAGATCATActtgttttaattaattagatcAAGTACTATTgtataattttatgtaataaattttattctaTGCATTCTTAATTAATTTACATATGATAATGAATGATTAGGTATTTGAGGAGTTGTACGAAGCTGCTGTGAACGAGATCGTAGAGGTGTTGGCATCGGTGTGCAAGACGCACAATTTGCCATTGGCACTAACATGGGCTCCTTGCATACAACAACAAGGAGGAGGAGTTAGAGGAAAAGGAACCGCCGGTCCAGCAGGATGCGGTGTTTCAGTCGCAGTTCCAACCGATCAAATGAATAATAATCAGATGATGATGAATTGTGTTTCCACCGTTGATTCAGCTTGTTATGTTGGTGACATGGAGGTATTGGGATTCCAAGAAGTGTGCAGTGAGTATCACCTTTTCAATGGACAAGGAATAGTAGGAACAGCCTTCACAACAACCAAACCTTGTTTTGCTATTGACATTACTGCCTTCAGCAAAGCCGAATACCCACTTGCTCACCACGCTAACATGTTTGGCTTACACGCCGCGGTTGCAATTCCACTTAGGAGTGTCTACACCGGATCCGCTGCTGATTTTGTTTTGGAGTTTTTCCTTCCTAAAGATTGTCGTGATCCCGAACAACAGAAACACATGCTCAACTCATTATCCCTAGTTGTTCAGCAAGCTTGTAGAAGCTTGCATTTGCATGTGGTCATGGATGATACTGACAATGCTAATCATCATGATCATGACCAAGATCAATTCACCttcccaacaacaacaacaaataattaCATGCCTTCTTCTGCTTCTGATGCTGCTACTGCATCACTGTCACAAGTTGATGCAACATCAGGTTGCTCAACAAAAGACACATCATCATCATGTTCTTGGATTGCACACATGATGGAGGCACAACACAAAGGAAAAGGTGTGTCGGTGTCTTTGGAATATCTTCAAGAGCCTAAAGAAGAGTTCAAAGTCACAACATGCAACTGGGACAGAGAGAGGGAGGGCAATTCTGTCTTTTCAGAATTCGGCCAAGTTCTGCAGCATGACCAGAGCAGTAATTCAAGAGCAAGTGTTGAAGCTGGGGAAGAATCTGGTGGATGCGGTGTTGGTGGTGGTCGTCGGTCATCTTCTTCTTCCAGTGGGAGAAAGTCAGGTGACAAGCGAAGAACCAAGGCGGAGAAGACTATTAGCTTGCCGGTTCTGAGACAATACTTTGCCGGAAGCCTAAAAGACGCCGCAAAGAGCATCGGTGGTAAGTGACTtctaaatttcaatttcaattaattaataaaataaaattacatcatgtatattatattatattaccGTATTATCCAACAAATCAATCTCAATCTTAATCCcaactaattaaataatattttgtgattAAATTTATACAGTATGTCCTACCACTCTGAAAAGGATATGCAGACAGCATGGGATTACAAGATGGCCTTCAAGGAAAATAAAGAAAGTGGGACACTCTTTGAAGAAGCTTCAACTGGTGATTGATTCCGTTCAAGGCGCCGAGGGTGCGATACAGATTGGCTCTTTCTATGCAAGCTTTCCAGAGTTGAGCACTGCAACTGctaatggtggtggtggtggtggtggtggtggtgatcaTAACAACGTTAACAACAGCTTCTATAACAGCCATGGAGATGGGGTAGTTAATGGTTTGAAATCTCCACCCTCTGCTTGCAGTCAGACACATGCAGCAGGAAACAAACTTATCACCGCTAACATCATTAATGgagatcatcatcatcatcatcatgttaTGATGACAGAAAACCCTGCAGCTCCTTTAGGAGCTGATGCATTAATGATGCATGGATCCAATATCAATATCCAAAATTACCAGCAGCTGCAGGAGGATCAGGATACTAAACAATTACTGCTACATTTCAACAATAACAATCAAACCCTACCTCCAAGGCCAACTGCAGGAGCTtggaacaacaacaataattcatcatcatcaggaCTACTAGAAAGGGGTGCTTTCAGAGTGAAGGCGACATTCGCGGATGAAAAGATTCGGTTTAGTTTGCAAGCAATGTGGGGTTTTAGAGATTTGCAGCTTGAGATTGCAAGGCGTTTCAACCTAAATgatatgaataatttggttCTAAAGTATTTGGATGATGAAGGTGAATGGGTTGTATTATCATGTGATGCTGATCTTGAAGAATGTAAAGACTTGCACACATCTTCTCACACACGTACCATTAGACTCTCACTATTTCAAGCTTCACCTCTCAATCTACCAAACAACTTCGTCCGCAACAGTAGCAGCAGTCCATCCTCCTAGCTAGCTAGTTAACAAACTTCTGATCAATCTGAATGTGTTGTATCTGTATATTGTATAGCAGCATCCCTTTTCCAAGAACACTTCATATACCTTTACTgctttttatttaattactcgTTAAGTTAGACTCCTCCGCGgctttaattattttgttaaattacaTATATCATGTTGTTCAATTAGAGTTTTAGTTTATAAAAGATCAGAACTGTTATTTCTTTTCTAGTCTTCATGATTCAAATGCTAATAAAAATTAGGGTTATGGCCGGACTCCGTCTCTTGATACATTTTCTCGCATCACAAGTGACACATTACGTACTCTTGAATGCCTTTGGTGATTTGTTGGGGAGTTAACGTGGTTAGGAAGGAGTATATATATGTGAAATTGTATTCTTGCAATTGGTTGAGCATCAAATCAAAAAGCATCGATTATAAGATTGTTCAGTACTTCAGTGGTGTTTGAATAGCCAGCCAATAGGGAATTATTTTGCTGCAGTTTCAGGTTCTTCATATGGAGTATCTTGCATTGCATATTATCGACTGTTTTAGTTAGGTGCTCAAGGCTTCAAGCATTATTATAGGATATAGAAGCTGAGGTATAAAGGAGTGAGCTTCTAAGTTTagtcttatttaatttttattcaatttttactcCATAGAAAATTATCCTACACTCATTTTTGGGCACCTACTATATATTAAGATAACGTgcatttttgaataattttcataattaaaaCATTCCTCCAAAAAAAAAGAGCTCAGATTAGATTATAATTTTCGTTATTTTTATCTTGAACTTTTGTCGTTtaagaaattataaattttaataaataaactttACATGATATTTTAAACATGCTTATAAAAAGTCATTCAAAAATTAAAGAATTTAATgatgattaaataaatttagttttaatAGAGACTAAACGAGCAATGAAttacaaatataacaaaaatttaGTAATGACTAAACTTATGTACAGTTTGGCCTAACATTTTTCCTTTTCTAAAAGTAAGAAGTAAGGCCAAACAACAAGCTctagtaagaaaaaaataaaacagcttctatattttaagaaaaattataatatattatcaaacatatcttttaacccttttataataaaaaaaaaaacttttaatttttttttaaaagttagatttaccaaacaactttaattttagttttaaagctaTTACTTCTAGCTTTATGGTTAACTTCTACACATAAAAAAAGTTGGATCAAACGGTACCTTAGAAGGTCAAACAAAGAAATATTTAACCATTTATTCTATCTCTCGtaataaaatattgctaaatAAATAAAGACTTCTTCTTTTTGTGCCCCCTAACTCTTTCACGAGCCCCCGACTTTCCAATTCTACCCCCTCGTAGTATAGGATGCGAGCGTGCAAATAGAAAAAAATGGGAAAAAAATAGGTTGCATCATAGAatgcgaaccttataaaatatAAGATTTTTGTCTCTCACTCTTCCTTCGCCACTATTTTATAAGGTTCTCAATACTTCAGTAGCGAACGAGAAGGGGGGcaaaaagaaatcataaataaaatgtaAGAACATTTCAAGTATATAAACAAAAACCGAAGAGAATATAATGGGCCTTCAGAACAAAACCAAAATCAGCCCATAAAATGAATTGAGGccatttctcttcttcttccctaACCTAAAGAGCATGGAAAAATAGTCGCAGGAGGAAGAACAGAAGAAGATTGAATCGTTAGTTATGGCTATTTTGAATGACAATAGAGTAATGTGTCACTGTCATCCAAcattaaaaccctaaaatcaaagttgtttgaatttgattgattgattgattgatttatGAGTATGAGAAGGAACAGAGAGTTCAAAACTCTTCTCTCTCGCTCTCACCAGTTCtctacttcttcttcttcttccccaCACACTCTCCACGGTTTGCATCATCCTAGCGACGCCACTTTTTCTCATAACACTCCCACAACACCAACCCCAACCCCTGATCATCATCATTTATCACAAGACTACGCATTCCTCCGCAACACTCTTCTCAGTTCCACTCCCCAACCAACCCTTTCTTCAGGTGAGTTCCCTAACGATGATGTTGTTTTGATATCAAATGCAATCAAAACTGGTTTAGAcatccaaaaaaatcaaatttttagaCACTTTCGTGGTAGGTTAAACGAGTCTTTGGTGGTTCAGGTGATGGATAATGTCAAGAATCATGACTTGTGTGTAAAGTTTTTCTTGTGGGCCGGTAGACAAATCGGTTACACTCACACTCCTCTTGTGTTTGATAAATTGCTTGAGTTATTGGGATGCAATGGCAATGGCAATGCCAATGGAAATGGCAATGATAGAGTGCCTTTAAAGTTTTTGATGGAAATAAGGGATGATGATAGGGAATTGCTTCGTAGGTTGCTTAATTTTTTAGTTCGTAAGTGTTGTCGAAATGGGTGGTGGAATATGGCTTTGGAAGAGTTGGGGAGGTTAAAGGATTTTGGGTACAAGCCTTCTCAAACTACTTATAATGCTTTGGTTCAAGTTTTTCTTAGAGCTGATAAGTTAGACACTGCTTATTTGGTTAAGAAGGAGATGTTGAATTATGGGTATGTTATGGATAGGTATACTCTTAGTTGTTTTGCTTATTCTCTATGTAAAGCTGGTAAGTGCAGGGATGCTCTTGATTTGATTGGGGTTGAGGAGTTTGTGCCTGATACAGTTTTTTATAATAGGATGATTTCTGGGTTATGTGAAGCTTCCCTTTTTGAAGAAGCAATGGATATCTTACATACAATGAGGTCTAGTTCTTGCATTCCCAATGTTGTCACTTATAGGATTTTGCTTTCTGGTTGTTTGAGAAAAGGACAGCTTGGAAGGTGCAAGAGAATTCTGAGTATGATGATTACAGAGGGGTGTTATCCGAATCGTGTGATGTTTAACTCTCTTGTACATGCTTATTGTAAATCAAGGGATTATTCTTATGCCTATAAGTTGTTTAAGAAAATGATAAAATGTGGGTGCCATCCAGGATATCTGGTTTATAATATATTCATTGGAAGTATATGTAGCAACGAGGAACAACCTAGCTCGGATATTTTAGAATTGGCAGAGAAAGCTTATAGTGAAATGCTTGATTCAGGGGTTGTATTAAATAAGATCAATGTCAGCAATTTGGCACGGTGTCTCTGTGGAGCTGGAAAATTTGACCAAACTTTTAAGATTATATGTGAAATGATGGGCAAGGGTTTTGTCCCTGATGATAGTACATATTCTAAAGTGATTGGCTTCCTTTGCGATGCCTCCAAGGTAGAGAAGGCGTTTTTGTTGTTCGGAGAAATGAAAAGGAATGGCATTGTTCCCAGCGTTTACACCTATACAATTTTAATTGACAGCTTTTGCAAAGCTGGTCTTATTCAACAGGCCCGCAAATGGTTTGGTGAAATGTTAAGCGAAGGTTGCACTCCCAATGTGGTGACTTATACTGCTCTTATTCACGCATACCTGAAAGCCAGGAAGGTGTCTGATGCAGATGAACTTTTTGAGATGATGTCGCTTGAAGGTTGCAAGCCTAATGTTGTTACGTATACAGCTTTAATTGACGGTCACTGTAAGGCTGGGCAGATTGAAAAAGCTTGCCAGATCTATGCCAGAATGCGAGGTGACATAGACTCCTCTGATATGGACAAATATTTTAAGCTAGATCACAACAACTGTGTAGGACCAAATGTTATTACATATGGGGCTTTGGTGGATGGTTTGTGCAAAGCAAATAGGGTTAAGGAGGCACGTGAATTATTGGATACCATGTCGGCTCATGGTTGTGAGCCTAACCAAATAGTGTACGATGCTGTTATTGATGGGCTTTGCAAGATTGGAAAGCTTCAAGATGCGCAAGAGGTGTTTGCAAAGATGTCAGAGCGTGGATACAGTCCAAATTTGTATACCTATAGCTCTTTAATTGATTGTCTGTTTAAAGATAATCGATTGGATCTTGTTTTGAAAGTGTTGTCGAAGATGCTAGAGAATTCTTGCACTCCAAATGTTGTTATTTACACAGAGATGGTTGATGGCCTCTGTAAAGTTGGAAAGACAGATGAAGCTTACAAACTCATGCTTAAGATGGAAGAAAAAGGTTGTAATCCAAATGTTGTAACTTATACTGCAATGATTGATGGATTTGGGAAATTAGGAAAAATTGAACAGTGCATTGAGCTCTTTAGAGATATGTGCTCAAAGGGCTGTGCTCCAAACTTTATAACCTATAGGGTTTTGATAAATCATTGTTGTTCCAGTGGCTTTCTTGATGAAGCTTATATACTCTtagatgaaatgaaacaaacaTATTGGCCAAAGCATATATTAAGTCACCGTAAAATTATCGAAGGCTTCAGCCAAGAGTTTATAACCTCAATCGGGCTTTTAGATGAGTTGGGTGAGAATGAATCAGTGCCTGTTGATTCTTTGTACAGAATTTTGATTGATAATTACGTCAAGGCGGGGAGACTGGAAGTTGCCTCGAATCTTCTTGAAGAGATTTCATCCTCTCCAA encodes:
- the LOC123923362 gene encoding pentatricopeptide repeat-containing protein At1g06710, mitochondrial isoform X2 encodes the protein MDNVKNHDLCVKFFLWAGRQIGYTHTPLVFDKLLELLGCNGNGNANGNGNDRVPLKFLMEIRDDDRELLRRLLNFLVRKCCRNGWWNMALEELGRLKDFGYKPSQTTYNALVQVFLRADKLDTAYLVKKEMLNYGYVMDRYTLSCFAYSLCKAGKCRDALDLIGVEEFVPDTVFYNRMISGLCEASLFEEAMDILHTMRSSSCIPNVVTYRILLSGCLRKGQLGRCKRILSMMITEGCYPNRVMFNSLVHAYCKSRDYSYAYKLFKKMIKCGCHPGYLVYNIFIGSICSNEEQPSSDILELAEKAYSEMLDSGVVLNKINVSNLARCLCGAGKFDQTFKIICEMMGKGFVPDDSTYSKVIGFLCDASKVEKAFLLFGEMKRNGIVPSVYTYTILIDSFCKAGLIQQARKWFGEMLSEGCTPNVVTYTALIHAYLKARKVSDADELFEMMSLEGCKPNVVTYTALIDGHCKAGQIEKACQIYARMRGDIDSSDMDKYFKLDHNNCVGPNVITYGALVDGLCKANRVKEARELLDTMSAHGCEPNQIVYDAVIDGLCKIGKLQDAQEVFAKMSERGYSPNLYTYSSLIDCLFKDNRLDLVLKVLSKMLENSCTPNVVIYTEMVDGLCKVGKTDEAYKLMLKMEEKGCNPNVVTYTAMIDGFGKLGKIEQCIELFRDMCSKGCAPNFITYRVLINHCCSSGFLDEAYILLDEMKQTYWPKHILSHRKIIEGFSQEFITSIGLLDELGENESVPVDSLYRILIDNYVKAGRLEVASNLLEEISSSPNLAVANKYLYTSLIENLSHASKVDRALQLYASMISKNVVPELSILVHIIKGLIKVDKWQEALQLSDSICQMDIRWIHEEATSIN
- the LOC123923362 gene encoding pentatricopeptide repeat-containing protein At1g06710, mitochondrial isoform X1 — protein: MSMRRNREFKTLLSRSHQFSTSSSSSPHTLHGLHHPSDATFSHNTPTTPTPTPDHHHLSQDYAFLRNTLLSSTPQPTLSSGEFPNDDVVLISNAIKTGLDIQKNQIFRHFRGRLNESLVVQVMDNVKNHDLCVKFFLWAGRQIGYTHTPLVFDKLLELLGCNGNGNANGNGNDRVPLKFLMEIRDDDRELLRRLLNFLVRKCCRNGWWNMALEELGRLKDFGYKPSQTTYNALVQVFLRADKLDTAYLVKKEMLNYGYVMDRYTLSCFAYSLCKAGKCRDALDLIGVEEFVPDTVFYNRMISGLCEASLFEEAMDILHTMRSSSCIPNVVTYRILLSGCLRKGQLGRCKRILSMMITEGCYPNRVMFNSLVHAYCKSRDYSYAYKLFKKMIKCGCHPGYLVYNIFIGSICSNEEQPSSDILELAEKAYSEMLDSGVVLNKINVSNLARCLCGAGKFDQTFKIICEMMGKGFVPDDSTYSKVIGFLCDASKVEKAFLLFGEMKRNGIVPSVYTYTILIDSFCKAGLIQQARKWFGEMLSEGCTPNVVTYTALIHAYLKARKVSDADELFEMMSLEGCKPNVVTYTALIDGHCKAGQIEKACQIYARMRGDIDSSDMDKYFKLDHNNCVGPNVITYGALVDGLCKANRVKEARELLDTMSAHGCEPNQIVYDAVIDGLCKIGKLQDAQEVFAKMSERGYSPNLYTYSSLIDCLFKDNRLDLVLKVLSKMLENSCTPNVVIYTEMVDGLCKVGKTDEAYKLMLKMEEKGCNPNVVTYTAMIDGFGKLGKIEQCIELFRDMCSKGCAPNFITYRVLINHCCSSGFLDEAYILLDEMKQTYWPKHILSHRKIIEGFSQEFITSIGLLDELGENESVPVDSLYRILIDNYVKAGRLEVASNLLEEISSSPNLAVANKYLYTSLIENLSHASKVDRALQLYASMISKNVVPELSILVHIIKGLIKVDKWQEALQLSDSICQMDIRWIHEEATSIN
- the LOC123881749 gene encoding protein NLP2, encoding MEYGGGLVGDGGVFGNMVGGGGEATDMIEELLVDGCWIEASENNMMRMQSQTQTHYMSTNNNNNNNNIPIGMGEGDHFNNHHHNQIECNVPTDHDDDQESGFVVGKRWWIGPRANPGPSTSVKERLVVAVGYLKEYTKNSSNNVLIQIWVPALRRRSPLLIHNHYLHESSSSAPVSVNPNTNVHVRFFRSHEYPRHQQQQYGSLFALPVFERGSGTCLGVIEFVITNQTVVNYRPQLDHLSNALEAVDFRSSHNINIPSAVKVFEELYEAAVNEIVEVLASVCKTHNLPLALTWAPCIQQQGGGVRGKGTAGPAGCGVSVAVPTDQMNNNQMMMNCVSTVDSACYVGDMEVLGFQEVCSEYHLFNGQGIVGTAFTTTKPCFAIDITAFSKAEYPLAHHANMFGLHAAVAIPLRSVYTGSAADFVLEFFLPKDCRDPEQQKHMLNSLSLVVQQACRSLHLHVVMDDTDNANHHDHDQDQFTFPTTTTNNYMPSSASDAATASLSQVDATSGCSTKDTSSSCSWIAHMMEAQHKGKGVSVSLEYLQEPKEEFKVTTCNWDREREGNSVFSEFGQVLQHDQSSNSRASVEAGEESGGCGVGGGRRSSSSSSGRKSGDKRRTKAEKTISLPVLRQYFAGSLKDAAKSIGVCPTTLKRICRQHGITRWPSRKIKKVGHSLKKLQLVIDSVQGAEGAIQIGSFYASFPELSTATANGGGGGGGGGDHNNVNNSFYNSHGDGVVNGLKSPPSACSQTHAAGNKLITANIINGDHHHHHHVMMTENPAAPLGADALMMHGSNINIQNYQQLQEDQDTKQLLLHFNNNNQTLPPRPTAGAWNNNNNSSSSGLLERGAFRVKATFADEKIRFSLQAMWGFRDLQLEIARRFNLNDMNNLVLKYLDDEGEWVVLSCDADLEECKDLHTSSHTRTIRLSLFQASPLNLPNNFVRNSSSSPSS